Within Pseudomonas sp. LBUM920, the genomic segment GACACCGATCCATCGGGATTTGAAAATTTCTGAAAACACGAAGGTGTATACCGCGAGCATCAGAATCGGGTTGAAGAACGACCATGTCAGGCCCATCACCGATCCGCGGTAACGCCCAATGACTTCACGTTTGGTCATTTGTGAAATCAATGAACGGTATTTCCAGAGATTGACCACAAGACTGATTGGACCTGCTGAAGGTCTGCTATGAGGATCCACTAGGCGAACTTCTCAGCGTTGATCAAACTTACGGCATTCGCATCTTTGGCAGAGAGCGTAGGCGGCTCGGTGATCGGCCATTCGATTGCGACGTCTGCGTCATCCCACGCAAGACTGCGCTCATGCTCAGGTGCCCAATAATCGGTGGTCTTGTAGAGGAACTCGGCACTTTCCGAGAGCACCACGAAACCGTGGGCAAAGCCTGGCGGAATCCAGAGCTGCGCTCGGTTGCTGGCACTGAGGTGTACCCCGACCCATTTGCCAAATGTCGACGAGCTTTCACGTAGGTCTACGGCAACGTCAAAGACCTCACCGTGTGTCACGCGCACCAGCTTGCCCTGGGCCTGTTTGATCTGATAATGCAGCCCGCGAAGCACGCCCTTGACTGATTTGGAGTGGTTGTCTTGCACGAAATGAACA encodes:
- the rfbC gene encoding dTDP-4-dehydrorhamnose 3,5-epimerase; the encoded protein is MRSSSLAIPDVILFEPKVFGDERGFFYESFNQKVFEEAVGRPVHFVQDNHSKSVKGVLRGLHYQIKQAQGKLVRVTHGEVFDVAVDLRESSSTFGKWVGVHLSASNRAQLWIPPGFAHGFVVLSESAEFLYKTTDYWAPEHERSLAWDDADVAIEWPITEPPTLSAKDANAVSLINAEKFA